In Staphylococcus saccharolyticus, one genomic interval encodes:
- the rplX gene encoding 50S ribosomal protein L24 gives MHIKKGDNVKVIAGKDKGKEGKVVATEPKKDRVVVEGVNVIKKHQKPTQLNPEGGILETEAAIHVSNVQLLDPKTNEPTRVGYETVDGKKVRVAKKSGEEIKTNN, from the coding sequence ATGCATATTAAAAAAGGTGACAACGTAAAAGTTATCGCAGGTAAAGACAAAGGTAAAGAAGGTAAAGTAGTTGCTACTGAACCTAAGAAAGACCGTGTCGTTGTGGAAGGTGTTAACGTTATTAAAAAGCACCAAAAACCAACTCAATTAAACCCTGAAGGTGGAATCTTAGAAACAGAAGCAGCAATCCATGTTTCTAATGTACAATTATTAGACCCTAAAACGAATGAACCTACTCGTGTTGGATATGAAACAGTTGATGGTAAAAAAGTTCGTGTTGCTAAAAAATCAGGCGAAGAAATTAAAACTAATAATTAA
- the rpmC gene encoding 50S ribosomal protein L29, protein MKAKEIRDLTTSEIEEQIKSSKEELFNLRFQLATGQLEETARIRTVRKTIARLKTVAREREIEQSKANQ, encoded by the coding sequence ATGAAAGCTAAGGAAATTAGAGACTTAACCACTTCAGAAATCGAAGAACAAATTAAATCTTCAAAAGAAGAACTTTTTAACCTACGCTTTCAGTTAGCTACAGGTCAATTAGAAGAAACTGCACGTATTCGCACAGTAAGAAAAACGATTGCACGTCTAAAAACTGTTGCTCGTGAAAGAGAAATTGAACAAAGTAAGGCTAATCAATAA
- the rpsJ gene encoding 30S ribosomal protein S10 has translation MAKQKIRIRLKAYDHRVIDQSAEKIVETAKRSGADVSGPIPLPTEKSVYTIIRAVHKYKDSREQFEQRTHKRLIDIVNPTPKTVDALMGLNLPSGVDIEIKL, from the coding sequence ATGGCAAAACAAAAAATCAGAATCAGATTAAAAGCTTATGATCATCGCGTGATTGATCAATCAGCAGAAAAAATTGTTGAAACTGCAAAACGTTCTGGTGCAGATGTTTCTGGACCAATTCCGTTACCAACTGAAAAATCAGTTTATACAATTATCCGTGCTGTGCATAAGTACAAAGATTCTCGTGAACAATTCGAGCAACGTACTCACAAACGTTTAATCGATATTGTTAACCCGACACCTAAAACAGTTGATGCTCTTATGGGCTTAAACTTACCATCAGGTGTAGACATCGAAATTAAATTATAA
- a CDS encoding type Z 30S ribosomal protein S14 — MAKTSMVAKQQKKQKFAVREYTRCERCGRPHSVYRKFKLCRICFRELAYKGQIPGVRKASW, encoded by the coding sequence GTGGCTAAAACTTCAATGGTTGCTAAGCAACAAAAAAAACAAAAATTCGCAGTTCGTGAATACACTCGTTGTGAACGCTGTGGTCGTCCACATTCTGTATATCGTAAATTTAAATTATGCCGTATTTGTTTTCGTGAATTAGCTTATAAAGGCCAAATTCCTGGCGTACGTAAAGCTAGCTGGTAA
- a CDS encoding NCS2 family permease, translating into MKKYFQFDKYGTSYKKEVLGGITTFLSMAYILAVNPQVLSLAGVKGVSSDMKMDQGAIFVATALAAFVGSLFMGLIAKYPIALATGMGLNAFFAFTVVLTMGIPWKVGLTGVLFSGIFFAILTVTRLRETIINAIPYQMKMAVSAGIGLFITFVGLQSSGIIIKNDSTLVTLGHLTQAHVLLAIFGIIITVILYAKKVPGSIFIGMIVTAIVGMITGQIHLPSEIVGKVPSIKPTFGAALESFKDPGQLFNLKFLVVILTFLFIDFFDTAGTLVAVATQAGLMKDNKLPRAGRALFSDSLATIVGSIFGTTTTTSYIESTSGVAVGARTGFASIITGICFLLALFFSPLIEVVTSAVTTPALVVVGVLMAANFAEINWKRFEVAVPAFITIIMMPLSYSIATGIACGFIFYPITMLITKKHKEVHPIMYVLMFLFILYFVFVHK; encoded by the coding sequence GTGAAAAAGTACTTCCAGTTCGATAAATATGGAACAAGTTATAAGAAAGAAGTTTTAGGCGGAATTACTACGTTTCTATCAATGGCTTATATTTTAGCTGTGAATCCACAAGTTTTAAGCTTAGCGGGTGTTAAAGGTGTTTCAAGCGATATGAAGATGGACCAAGGAGCCATATTTGTAGCAACTGCTTTAGCTGCATTCGTTGGTTCATTATTTATGGGGCTTATAGCTAAATATCCAATCGCATTAGCAACAGGTATGGGATTGAATGCATTTTTTGCGTTCACAGTTGTTTTAACTATGGGAATTCCATGGAAAGTTGGGTTAACTGGGGTATTATTCTCTGGAATATTCTTTGCAATTCTAACAGTTACAAGGTTGAGAGAAACTATTATTAATGCAATACCATATCAGATGAAGATGGCTGTTTCAGCAGGTATAGGCTTATTTATTACTTTTGTTGGTTTACAAAGTTCAGGGATTATTATTAAAAATGATTCAACATTAGTTACTTTGGGACATCTAACTCAAGCGCACGTTTTACTAGCAATATTTGGAATTATTATTACGGTCATCTTATATGCTAAAAAAGTTCCAGGATCAATTTTCATTGGTATGATTGTTACTGCTATTGTTGGTATGATTACTGGACAAATTCATCTGCCTTCAGAAATAGTAGGGAAAGTGCCAAGTATTAAACCAACTTTTGGAGCTGCTTTGGAGTCTTTTAAAGATCCAGGTCAATTATTTAATTTAAAGTTCTTAGTTGTTATTCTTACATTTTTATTTATCGATTTCTTTGATACAGCAGGAACACTTGTCGCAGTTGCCACTCAAGCTGGTTTAATGAAAGACAATAAATTACCAAGAGCTGGAAGAGCCTTGTTCTCAGATTCATTAGCTACCATTGTTGGTTCAATTTTTGGTACAACAACAACTACATCTTATATTGAGTCCACTTCAGGAGTTGCTGTAGGCGCTAGAACTGGGTTCGCAAGTATTATTACAGGAATTTGTTTCCTACTTGCTTTATTCTTTAGCCCGTTAATTGAAGTTGTGACAAGTGCAGTAACGACTCCAGCATTAGTTGTAGTTGGGGTATTAATGGCTGCGAACTTTGCTGAAATTAATTGGAAACGTTTTGAAGTTGCAGTGCCTGCGTTTATTACAATTATTATGATGCCGTTATCTTATTCTATTGCGACTGGTATTGCATGTGGCTTTATCTTTTATCCAATCACAATGTTAATTACTAAAAAGCATAAAGAAGTACATCCAATTATGTATGTTTTAATGTTTTTATTTATACTTTACTTTGTTTTTGTTCATAAGTAA
- the rpsH gene encoding 30S ribosomal protein S8: MTMTDPIADMLTRVRNANMVRHEKLELPASNIKKEIAEILKKEGFIKNVEYVEDDKQGVIRLFLKYGQNNERVITGLKRISKPGLRVYAKANEVPKVLNGLGIALVSTSQGVITDKEARKRNVGGEIIAYVW, from the coding sequence ATGACAATGACAGATCCAATCGCAGATATGCTAACTCGTGTGAGAAACGCAAACATGGTTCGTCACGAGAAGTTAGAATTACCTGCGTCTAATATCAAAAAAGAAATTGCTGAAATCTTAAAAAAAGAAGGTTTCATTAAAAATGTTGAATATGTTGAAGACGATAAGCAAGGTGTTATTCGTTTATTCTTAAAATATGGTCAAAATAATGAACGTGTTATTACAGGTTTAAAACGTATTTCTAAACCAGGTTTACGTGTTTATGCTAAAGCTAACGAAGTGCCTAAAGTATTAAATGGTTTAGGTATTGCACTTGTTTCAACTTCTCAAGGTGTTATCACAGATAAAGAAGCAAGAAAACGTAATGTTGGTGGAGAAATCATCGCATACGTTTGGTAA
- the rplP gene encoding 50S ribosomal protein L16, whose product MLLPKRVKYRRQHRPKTTGRSKGGNYVTFGEYGLQATTTSWITSRQIESARIAMTRYMKRGGKVWIKIFPHTPYTKKPLEVRMGAGKGAVEGWIAVVKPGRILFEVAGVPEEIAREALRLASHKLPVKTKFVKREELGGETNES is encoded by the coding sequence ATGTTACTACCAAAACGTGTGAAATATCGTCGTCAACATCGTCCAAAAACAACTGGTCGTTCTAAAGGCGGTAATTACGTAACATTTGGTGAGTATGGTTTACAAGCTACTACAACGTCTTGGATTACATCTCGTCAAATCGAATCTGCTCGTATTGCTATGACACGTTACATGAAACGTGGTGGGAAAGTTTGGATTAAAATCTTCCCTCATACACCATATACTAAAAAACCTTTAGAAGTACGTATGGGTGCTGGTAAAGGTGCGGTTGAAGGCTGGATTGCAGTTGTTAAGCCTGGTAGAATCTTATTCGAAGTAGCTGGTGTACCTGAAGAAATTGCTCGTGAAGCATTACGTTTAGCAAGTCACAAACTTCCAGTAAAAACTAAGTTTGTAAAACGTGAAGAATTGGGTGGTGAAACAAATGAAAGCTAA
- the rpsQ gene encoding 30S ribosomal protein S17: protein MSERNDRKVYVGRVVSDKMDKTITVLVETYKTHKLYGKRVKYSKKYKTHDENNSAKLGDIVKIQETRPLSATKRFRLVEIVEESVII, encoded by the coding sequence GTGAGTGAAAGAAACGATCGTAAAGTTTATGTAGGTAGAGTTGTTTCAGACAAAATGGATAAAACAATTACAGTTCTAGTAGAAACTTACAAAACTCACAAATTATACGGTAAGCGAGTAAAATACTCTAAAAAATATAAAACTCATGATGAAAACAATTCAGCTAAATTAGGAGACATTGTTAAAATTCAAGAAACTCGTCCTTTGTCAGCAACAAAACGTTTTCGTTTAGTTGAAATTGTTGAAGAGTCAGTAATTATATAA
- the rpsS gene encoding 30S ribosomal protein S19, giving the protein MARSIKKGPFVDDHLMKKLEAQDGSEKKQVIKTWSRRSTIFPNFIGHTFAVYDGRKHVPVYVTEDMVGHKLGEFAPTRTFKGHAADDKKTRR; this is encoded by the coding sequence ATGGCTCGTAGTATAAAAAAAGGACCTTTCGTCGATGATCACTTAATGAAAAAACTAGAAGCTCAAGACGGAAGTGAAAAGAAACAAGTAATTAAGACATGGTCTCGTCGTTCTACAATTTTCCCAAATTTCATCGGTCATACTTTCGCAGTATACGATGGACGTAAACATGTACCTGTATATGTAACAGAAGATATGGTAGGTCACAAATTAGGTGAATTTGCTCCAACTCGTACATTCAAAGGACATGCTGCAGACGACAAAAAAACTAGAAGATAA
- the rpsC gene encoding 30S ribosomal protein S3, with protein sequence MGQKINPIGLRVGVIRDWEAKWYAEKDFASLLHEDLKIRKFIDNELKEASVSHVDIERAANRINIAIHTGKPGMVIGKGGSEIEKLRNKLNTLTDKKVHINVIEIKKVDIDARLVAENIARQLENRASFRRVQKQAITRAMKNGAKGIKTQVSGRLGGADIARAEQYSEGTVPLHTLRADIDYAHAEADTTYGKLGVKVWIYRGEVLPTKNASEGGK encoded by the coding sequence GTGGGTCAAAAAATTAATCCAATCGGACTTCGTGTTGGAGTTATCCGTGACTGGGAAGCAAAATGGTATGCTGAAAAAGATTTCGCTTCACTATTACACGAAGATTTAAAAATCCGTAAATTTATTGATAATGAATTAAAAGAAGCATCAGTTTCTCACGTTGATATCGAACGTGCTGCTAACCGTATCAACATTGCAATCCATACTGGTAAACCAGGTATGGTTATTGGTAAAGGCGGTTCGGAAATTGAAAAACTTCGCAACAAATTAAACACTTTAACAGATAAAAAGGTACACATTAACGTAATTGAAATTAAAAAAGTTGATATTGATGCACGATTGGTTGCAGAAAATATCGCACGTCAATTAGAAAATCGTGCTTCATTCCGTCGTGTACAAAAACAAGCTATCACAAGAGCTATGAAAAATGGTGCTAAAGGTATTAAAACTCAAGTATCAGGTCGTTTAGGAGGAGCTGACATTGCTCGTGCTGAACAATATTCAGAAGGAACTGTTCCACTTCATACATTACGTGCTGACATTGATTACGCACATGCTGAAGCCGATACTACTTATGGTAAATTAGGCGTTAAAGTATGGATTTATCGTGGAGAAGTTCTTCCTACTAAGAATGCTAGTGAAGGAGGAAAATAA
- the rplE gene encoding 50S ribosomal protein L5, whose protein sequence is MNRLKEKYNSEVTENLVKKFNYSSVMQVPKIEKIVVNMGVGDAVQNSKVLDNAVEELELITGQKPLVTKAKKSVATFRLREGMPIGAKVTLRGERMYEFLDKLIAVSLPRVRDFQGVSKTAFDGRGNYTLGIKEQLIFPEIDYDKVTKVRGMDIVIVTTANTDEEARELLTNFGMPFRK, encoded by the coding sequence TTGAACCGTTTAAAAGAAAAGTACAATTCTGAAGTTACAGAGAACTTAGTAAAGAAATTTAACTATAGTTCAGTAATGCAAGTACCTAAAATTGAAAAAATCGTAGTGAACATGGGTGTAGGTGACGCAGTTCAAAACTCTAAAGTATTAGATAATGCGGTAGAAGAGTTAGAACTTATCACTGGTCAAAAACCATTAGTAACTAAAGCTAAAAAATCTGTTGCAACATTTCGTTTACGTGAAGGTATGCCTATTGGTGCAAAAGTAACGCTTCGCGGAGAAAGAATGTATGAATTCTTAGATAAACTAATTGCAGTTTCATTGCCTCGTGTTCGTGACTTCCAAGGTGTTTCTAAAACAGCATTTGACGGTCGCGGTAACTATACATTAGGTATTAAAGAACAATTAATTTTCCCAGAAATTGACTATGACAAAGTAACTAAAGTTAGAGGAATGGATATTGTAATCGTAACAACTGCTAACACTGACGAGGAAGCTCGTGAATTGTTAACAAACTTCGGTATGCCATTTCGTAAATAA
- the rplD gene encoding 50S ribosomal protein L4 — MANYDVLKVDGSKSGSIELSDSVFAIEPNNRVLFEAINLQRASLRHGTHAVKNRSAVRGGGRKPWRQKGTGRARQGTIRAPQWRGGGIVFGPTPRSYSYKMPKKMRRLALRSALSFKVQENGFTVVDTFDFDAPKTKEFKNVLSTLEQPKKVLVVTEDEDVNVELAARNIPGVRVTTALGLNVLDITSADSIVITEAAAKKVEEVLA, encoded by the coding sequence ATGGCTAATTATGATGTTTTAAAAGTAGATGGATCTAAATCCGGTTCTATTGAATTAAGTGATTCAGTATTCGCTATCGAACCTAATAATAGAGTTCTATTCGAAGCTATTAACTTACAACGTGCGTCATTACGCCATGGTACTCACGCTGTCAAAAATCGTTCAGCAGTACGTGGTGGTGGACGTAAACCATGGAGACAAAAAGGAACAGGGCGTGCACGTCAAGGTACAATCCGTGCACCACAATGGCGTGGTGGTGGTATCGTATTTGGACCAACACCAAGAAGCTATTCTTACAAAATGCCTAAGAAAATGCGTCGTTTAGCATTGCGTTCAGCATTATCTTTTAAAGTTCAAGAAAATGGATTTACAGTAGTAGATACTTTTGATTTTGATGCTCCAAAAACAAAAGAATTTAAAAATGTTTTATCAACTCTTGAACAACCAAAAAAAGTATTAGTTGTAACTGAAGACGAAGATGTAAACGTTGAATTAGCAGCTCGTAATATTCCTGGTGTGCGAGTTACAACTGCACTAGGTCTTAACGTTTTAGATATCACAAGTGCTGACAGTATTGTAATAACAGAAGCAGCTGCCAAAAAAGTTGAGGAGGTGCTCGCATAA
- the rplW gene encoding 50S ribosomal protein L23, with the protein MEARDVLKRPVITEKSSEAMAEDKYTFDVDTRANKTQVKIAVEEIFDVKVENVNIINYKPKKKRMGRYQGYTNKRRKAIVKLKEGSIDLFN; encoded by the coding sequence ATGGAAGCAAGAGATGTTCTTAAGCGCCCCGTAATCACCGAAAAATCTTCTGAAGCAATGGCGGAAGATAAATACACTTTTGATGTAGATACCCGTGCAAATAAAACACAAGTTAAAATTGCTGTTGAAGAAATCTTCGATGTCAAAGTTGAAAATGTGAATATCATTAATTATAAACCTAAGAAAAAACGTATGGGCCGTTACCAAGGTTACACAAACAAAAGAAGAAAAGCGATTGTTAAATTAAAAGAAGGTTCAATCGACTTATTTAACTAA
- the rplB gene encoding 50S ribosomal protein L2 — MALKKYKPITNGRRNMTTLDFAEITKTTPEKSLLQPLPKRAGRNNQGKLTVRHHGGGHKRQYRVIDFKRNKDGITAKVDSIQYDPNRSANIALLVYADGEKRYIIAPKGLQVGQTVESGAEADIKIGNALPLQNIPVGTVIHNIELKPGKGGQLARSAGASSQVLGKEGKYVLIRLRSGEVRMILSTCRATIGQVGNLQHELVNVGKAGRSRWKGVRPTVRGSVMNPNDHPHGGGEGRAPIGRPSPMSPWGKPTLGKKTRRGKKSSDKLIVRGRKKK; from the coding sequence ATGGCTCTTAAAAAATATAAGCCAATTACAAATGGTCGTCGTAATATGACTACTTTAGATTTCGCAGAAATCACTAAAACAACTCCTGAAAAGTCATTATTACAACCGCTACCGAAAAGAGCGGGACGTAACAACCAAGGTAAATTGACTGTTCGCCATCATGGTGGAGGACATAAACGTCAATACCGTGTTATCGATTTTAAACGAAACAAAGATGGAATCACTGCAAAAGTTGATTCAATTCAATACGATCCAAACCGTTCAGCAAATATTGCATTATTAGTTTACGCTGATGGTGAAAAACGCTATATTATTGCACCTAAAGGATTACAAGTAGGCCAAACAGTTGAAAGTGGTGCTGAAGCAGATATCAAAATTGGTAATGCTTTGCCATTACAAAACATTCCTGTAGGTACTGTAATTCATAATATCGAGTTAAAACCAGGAAAAGGTGGGCAACTTGCTCGTTCAGCTGGTGCTAGCTCACAAGTATTAGGTAAAGAAGGTAAATATGTATTAATCAGATTAAGATCTGGTGAGGTACGTATGATCTTATCTACATGCCGCGCTACAATAGGTCAAGTAGGTAACTTACAACATGAACTTGTTAATGTTGGTAAAGCAGGACGTTCTAGATGGAAAGGTGTCCGTCCTACTGTTCGTGGTTCTGTAATGAACCCTAACGACCACCCACATGGTGGTGGTGAAGGTCGTGCTCCAATCGGTAGACCATCTCCAATGTCACCATGGGGTAAACCTACTCTTGGTAAGAAAACTCGTCGTGGTAAAAAATCATCAGACAAACTTATCGTTCGTGGACGTAAGAAAAAATAA
- the rplN gene encoding 50S ribosomal protein L14, whose product MIQQETRLKVADNSGAREVLTIKVLGGSGRKTANIGDIIVCTVKNATPGGVVKKGDVVKAVVVRTKSGVRRNDGSYIKFDENACVIIRDDKGPRGTRIFGPVARELREGNFMKIVSLAPEVL is encoded by the coding sequence ATGATCCAACAAGAAACACGTTTAAAAGTAGCAGATAACTCTGGTGCTCGTGAAGTTCTTACAATTAAAGTATTAGGTGGATCTGGTCGTAAAACAGCGAATATTGGCGATATAATCGTGTGTACTGTTAAAAATGCAACACCAGGTGGCGTTGTCAAAAAAGGCGACGTTGTCAAAGCTGTTGTAGTTCGTACTAAATCAGGTGTTCGCCGTAACGACGGTTCATATATTAAATTTGATGAAAATGCATGTGTTATCATCCGTGATGACAAAGGTCCACGTGGTACTCGTATCTTTGGTCCTGTTGCTCGTGAATTACGTGAAGGTAACTTCATGAAAATCGTATCATTAGCACCAGAAGTACTATAA
- the rplC gene encoding 50S ribosomal protein L3: MTKGILGRKIGMTQVFGENGELIPVTVVESSQNVVLQKKTEEVDGYNAIQVGFEDKQAYKKGSKSNKYANKPAEGHAKKADTAPKRFIREFRNVNVDEYEVGQEVSVDTFETGEIIDVTGVSKGKGFQGAIKRHGQARGPMAHGSHFHRAPGSVGMASDASKVFKGQKMPGRMGGNTVTVQNLEVVQVDTENSVILVKGNVPGPKKGLVEITTSIKKGNK, encoded by the coding sequence ATGACCAAAGGAATCTTAGGAAGAAAAATTGGGATGACACAAGTTTTTGGTGAAAACGGTGAATTAATCCCTGTAACTGTAGTAGAATCAAGCCAAAATGTTGTATTACAAAAGAAAACTGAAGAAGTTGATGGATACAATGCAATTCAAGTAGGATTTGAAGATAAACAAGCATATAAAAAAGGTTCTAAATCTAATAAATATGCAAATAAACCAGCTGAAGGTCATGCTAAAAAAGCTGACACAGCACCTAAGCGCTTCATTCGTGAGTTCCGCAACGTAAATGTTGACGAATACGAAGTAGGTCAAGAAGTCTCAGTTGATACATTTGAAACTGGTGAGATCATTGATGTTACTGGAGTTTCTAAAGGTAAAGGTTTCCAAGGTGCTATCAAACGTCATGGACAAGCACGTGGACCAATGGCACACGGTTCTCATTTCCACAGAGCGCCAGGTTCTGTAGGGATGGCATCAGATGCTTCAAAAGTATTTAAAGGGCAAAAAATGCCAGGTCGCATGGGTGGAAACACTGTTACTGTTCAAAACTTAGAAGTCGTTCAAGTAGACACTGAAAATAGTGTGATTTTAGTTAAAGGTAACGTACCAGGACCTAAAAAAGGTTTAGTAGAAATCACAACTTCAATCAAAAAAGGTAATAAATAA
- the rplV gene encoding 50S ribosomal protein L22 encodes MEAKAVARTIRIAPRKVRLVLDLIRGKNAGEAIAILKVTNKASSPVIEKVLMSALANAEHNYDMNTDELVVKEAYANEGPTLKRFRPRAQGRASAINKRTSHITIVVSDSKEA; translated from the coding sequence ATGGAAGCAAAAGCGGTTGCTAGAACAATAAGAATCGCACCTCGTAAAGTCAGACTGGTTCTTGACTTAATTAGAGGAAAAAATGCTGGAGAAGCTATTGCTATCTTAAAAGTAACAAATAAAGCTTCATCGCCAGTAATTGAAAAAGTATTAATGTCCGCCTTAGCAAATGCTGAGCACAACTATGATATGAATACAGATGAATTAGTTGTTAAAGAAGCATATGCAAATGAAGGACCAACTTTAAAACGTTTCCGCCCACGTGCACAAGGTCGTGCAAGTGCAATTAACAAACGTACAAGCCACATTACAATCGTCGTAAGTGACAGTAAAGAAGCTTAA